A genome region from Yoonia vestfoldensis includes the following:
- the msrA gene encoding peptide-methionine (S)-S-oxide reductase MsrA, whose translation MFFMKSAKSEMVTPDAALKGRAHPIPTATTHFVYGTPISADVPAGMEVAMFGMGCFWGVERMFWKLDGVQSTMVGYAGGYTPNAIYEEVCTGQTGHNEVVRVVYDPSVISYDQLLQVFWEGHDPTQGMRQGNDRGTQYRSGIYTFNAAQKQAAEASRDAFAPRLTQAGYGAITTEIIDAPTFYFAEDYHQQYLAKNPNGYCGIGGTGVTCPIGVGA comes from the coding sequence ATGTTTTTCATGAAAAGCGCCAAATCCGAAATGGTCACGCCCGATGCCGCCCTGAAAGGCCGCGCGCATCCGATCCCCACAGCCACGACACATTTTGTCTATGGCACACCGATCAGCGCGGATGTGCCTGCGGGGATGGAAGTGGCCATGTTCGGCATGGGCTGTTTCTGGGGCGTCGAACGCATGTTCTGGAAACTGGACGGCGTGCAATCGACGATGGTCGGCTATGCCGGCGGCTATACCCCCAACGCCATCTATGAAGAGGTCTGCACCGGCCAAACCGGCCATAACGAGGTGGTGCGCGTGGTCTATGACCCCAGCGTGATCAGCTACGACCAGCTGTTGCAAGTGTTCTGGGAAGGCCATGACCCGACCCAAGGCATGCGGCAGGGCAATGATCGCGGCACGCAATACCGGTCCGGCATCTATACGTTCAACGCGGCACAAAAACAGGCGGCAGAGGCCTCGCGCGACGCTTTTGCCCCGCGTCTGACACAGGCGGGCTATGGTGCGATCACCACGGAAATCATCGACGCGCCGACGTTTTACTTTGCCGAAGATTATCACCAGCAATATCTGGCCAAGAACCCGAATGGTTATTGCGGGATCGGCGGCACGGGTGTCACCTGTCCGATCGGTGTCGGTGCTTGA
- a CDS encoding 50S ribosomal protein L11 methyltransferase, translating to MTTYTALTIMPGEDAAYALSEALEQLDPAPIGTGVFEIEDGSGLWEVAAYTTDRPDAGALAVLAALHGAKPFTISEVPDQDWVSKVQRDLAPVPAGRFFVYGAHDADKVPEGSIPLLIEAAMAFGTGHHGTTLGCLLAFEEVLGMGFSGGRILDLGCGTAVLAMAAAKVLGGPVLASDIDPVAIDVARANVTANGLAGQVDCLVAAGFGGGDPRMTGPFDLIFANILKGPLIALAPEIGGNTRPGGYLILSGLLNEQAAEVARVYASNGFDLCKTSGIGDWATLVLRRSLPN from the coding sequence ATGACGACCTATACCGCCCTGACCATCATGCCCGGCGAAGATGCGGCCTATGCCCTGTCCGAGGCGCTGGAACAGCTTGACCCCGCACCTATCGGGACTGGCGTGTTCGAGATCGAGGACGGGTCCGGCCTGTGGGAAGTCGCGGCCTATACGACCGACCGCCCCGATGCCGGTGCGCTGGCGGTGCTGGCGGCGCTGCATGGGGCCAAGCCTTTCACGATCTCGGAAGTCCCCGATCAGGATTGGGTCTCCAAGGTGCAGCGCGATCTGGCACCGGTGCCTGCGGGGCGGTTTTTCGTTTACGGCGCGCATGATGCGGACAAGGTACCCGAGGGCAGTATCCCGCTGTTGATCGAGGCCGCGATGGCCTTTGGCACCGGCCATCATGGCACGACATTGGGCTGCCTGCTGGCCTTTGAAGAGGTGCTGGGCATGGGCTTCAGCGGCGGGCGCATCCTGGATCTGGGCTGCGGCACGGCGGTGCTGGCAATGGCGGCGGCCAAGGTGCTGGGCGGGCCGGTGCTGGCCAGCGATATCGACCCTGTCGCCATCGATGTGGCGCGCGCGAATGTCACGGCAAACGGCCTTGCTGGTCAGGTCGATTGCCTTGTGGCGGCGGGCTTTGGCGGAGGTGATCCGCGCATGACGGGTCCGTTCGATCTGATTTTCGCCAATATCCTCAAAGGTCCGCTGATCGCTCTGGCCCCGGAAATTGGCGGCAATACCCGGCCGGGGGGCTATCTGATTCTGTCGGGACTGCTGAATGAACAGGCGGCCGAGGTGGCCCGGGTCTATGCAAGCAATGGTTTCGATCTGTGCAAAACCTCTGGCATCGGCGATTGGGCGACGCTTGTTTTGCGGCGCAGCCTGCCGAATTGA
- a CDS encoding DUF1127 domain-containing protein encodes MAMATYATNRATVGLSAGRTIRFFVSIIATLAAWNDARITRNALSKLSARELDDIGLCIGDIDMIATRAAR; translated from the coding sequence ATGGCCATGGCCACTTACGCAACCAACCGGGCGACTGTCGGCTTGTCCGCCGGACGCACAATCCGTTTCTTTGTTTCCATCATCGCCACTTTGGCCGCATGGAACGACGCCCGCATCACCCGCAACGCGCTGTCCAAACTGTCGGCGCGCGAACTTGATGATATCGGTCTGTGCATCGGTGACATCGACATGATCGCGACCCGCGCCGCCCGCTGA
- the ruvC gene encoding crossover junction endodeoxyribonuclease RuvC — protein sequence MRVLGIDPGLRNMGWGLIDVAGSRITHVANGIAHSTGADLAMRLLSLHDQLSAMIALHAPTAAAVEQTFVNKDGVGTLKLGQARGIALLVTAQAGLTIGEYAPNAVKKAVVGVGHADKVQIAHMVKLQLPGVALAGPDAADALAIAICHAHHLQSANRLTQALAKASA from the coding sequence ATGCGCGTATTGGGGATAGATCCGGGCCTGCGGAACATGGGCTGGGGGCTGATCGACGTGGCCGGATCGCGGATCACCCATGTCGCCAATGGCATCGCCCATTCGACGGGCGCTGATCTGGCGATGCGGCTGTTGTCGCTGCATGACCAGCTGAGCGCGATGATCGCCTTGCATGCCCCGACCGCGGCGGCTGTGGAACAGACATTCGTCAACAAGGATGGTGTCGGCACGTTGAAACTGGGGCAGGCGCGCGGCATCGCGCTGCTGGTCACGGCGCAGGCGGGGCTGACCATCGGGGAATATGCGCCCAATGCGGTGAAAAAGGCCGTGGTCGGTGTGGGCCATGCCGATAAGGTGCAGATCGCGCATATGGTGAAATTGCAACTGCCCGGCGTGGCGCTGGCGGGGCCTGACGCCGCCGATGCGCTGGCGATCGCGATCTGCCATGCGCATCATCTGCAATCGGCCAATCGGTTGACCCAAGCGCTTGCAAAGGCCAGCGCATGA
- the ruvA gene encoding Holliday junction branch migration protein RuvA, translating to MIGKIAGRLEYRSTDHVLIDVRGVGYLVYVSERVMASLPRNGEAVALYTDLLVREDLMQLFGFTTLVEKEWHRLLMSVQGIGAKASLAILGALGADGVSRAIALGDWNAVAKAKGVGPKTAQRVIIELKDKAPGIMALGGSVTAATGDEVIEADPAPAPRATPQPASTAQADAMSALANLGYAPGDAASAVAQALGADPQADAGALIRAALKLLAPKG from the coding sequence ATGATCGGGAAAATCGCCGGACGGCTGGAATACCGCAGCACCGACCACGTGCTGATCGACGTGCGCGGCGTGGGTTATCTGGTCTATGTCTCTGAGCGCGTGATGGCCAGCCTGCCGCGCAACGGCGAGGCGGTGGCGCTTTATACCGACCTGCTGGTGCGCGAGGACCTGATGCAGCTGTTCGGGTTTACCACGCTGGTGGAAAAGGAATGGCACCGTCTGTTGATGTCGGTGCAGGGGATTGGGGCGAAAGCCTCGCTTGCGATCCTCGGGGCGCTGGGCGCGGATGGTGTCAGCCGCGCCATCGCACTTGGCGATTGGAATGCCGTGGCCAAGGCCAAGGGCGTGGGGCCAAAGACCGCGCAGCGCGTGATCATCGAACTCAAAGACAAGGCCCCCGGTATCATGGCGCTGGGTGGCAGCGTGACCGCCGCGACAGGCGATGAGGTGATCGAGGCCGACCCCGCCCCCGCGCCCCGCGCCACCCCGCAACCCGCCAGCACTGCGCAGGCCGATGCAATGTCGGCGCTGGCCAATCTGGGTTATGCGCCCGGTGATGCGGCCAGCGCTGTGGCGCAGGCTTTGGGCGCTGATCCGCAGGCGGATGCAGGTGCATTGATCCGCGCCGCCTTGAAGCTCTTGGCGCCTAAGGGCTAG
- the ruvB gene encoding Holliday junction branch migration DNA helicase RuvB: MTQPDPTLRPDRQPEDADRALRPQTLDEFIGQREARANLKVFIESARRRGEAMDHTLFHGPPGLGKTTLAQIMARELGVGFRMTSGPVLAKAGDLAAILTNLEARDVLFIDEIHRLNPAVEEVLYPALEDFALDLVIGEGPAARTVRIELQPFTLVGATTRMGLLTTPLRDRFGIPTRLEFYTQDELHLIVTRAARLLGAPAADEGAREIARRARGTPRIAGRLLRRVVDFAIVEGDGTVTQEIADMALNRLGVDNLGLDQADRRYLRLIAESYAGGPVGIETLSAALSESRDSLEDVIEPYLLQKGLIQRTPRGRMLAQAAWTHLGLDAPKPAGQGRLFDE, from the coding sequence ATGACCCAGCCCGACCCCACCCTGCGCCCCGACCGCCAGCCCGAGGATGCCGACCGCGCCCTGCGGCCGCAGACCTTGGACGAATTCATCGGCCAGCGCGAGGCGCGGGCGAACCTCAAGGTCTTTATCGAAAGCGCGCGCCGCCGGGGCGAGGCGATGGATCACACGCTGTTCCACGGCCCCCCCGGTCTGGGCAAGACGACGTTGGCGCAGATCATGGCGCGCGAATTGGGTGTCGGCTTTCGCATGACATCGGGGCCGGTCTTGGCCAAGGCGGGCGATCTGGCCGCGATCCTGACCAATCTCGAAGCCCGCGACGTGCTGTTCATCGACGAAATCCATCGGCTGAACCCTGCGGTGGAAGAGGTGCTTTATCCCGCATTGGAAGATTTCGCGCTGGATCTGGTGATCGGCGAAGGGCCTGCCGCGCGCACGGTGCGGATTGAACTCCAGCCTTTCACGCTGGTGGGGGCGACCACGCGGATGGGCCTGCTGACCACGCCTTTGCGCGACCGGTTCGGCATTCCGACACGGCTGGAATTCTACACGCAGGACGAATTGCACCTGATCGTCACCCGCGCCGCCCGCCTGCTGGGCGCGCCCGCTGCTGATGAGGGCGCGCGCGAGATCGCCCGCCGCGCACGCGGCACGCCGCGGATCGCGGGGCGGTTGCTGCGCCGCGTCGTGGATTTCGCCATCGTCGAGGGTGACGGCACCGTCACGCAGGAAATTGCCGATATGGCGCTGAACCGGCTGGGGGTTGATAATCTGGGGCTGGATCAGGCCGACCGGCGCTATCTGCGCCTGATCGCCGAAAGCTATGCCGGCGGGCCTGTCGGGATCGAGACCCTGTCCGCCGCCCTCTCTGAGAGCCGCGATTCTCTGGAAGATGTGATCGAGCCTTATTTGCTGCAAAAGGGCCTGATCCAGCGCACCCCGCGCGGGCGGATGCTGGCGCAGGCCGCTTGGACCCATCTGGGGCTGGATGCGCCGAAACCAGCGGGACAAGGCAGATTGTTCGATGAATGA
- a CDS encoding MazG nucleotide pyrophosphohydrolase domain-containing protein yields MNDPRSIDALSDLSEAVSDIYAKRFGIDRNTVWHLAKLTEELGELQAAFLKRNGQGRTAQDVQALQTAMEDEVADLFAQILLFARWQNIDIPTAIARKWGQYLPPPRQTEE; encoded by the coding sequence ATGAATGATCCACGCAGCATCGACGCGCTAAGTGATTTGTCCGAGGCCGTCTCTGACATTTATGCCAAGAGGTTTGGGATTGACCGCAATACTGTCTGGCACTTGGCCAAGCTGACCGAGGAACTGGGCGAATTGCAGGCAGCGTTTCTGAAACGGAACGGGCAGGGACGGACGGCGCAGGATGTGCAGGCGCTTCAAACCGCGATGGAGGATGAGGTCGCGGATCTGTTCGCGCAGATTCTGTTGTTCGCGCGGTGGCAGAATATCGATATTCCCACTGCAATTGCCCGCAAATGGGGCCAATACCTGCCCCCGCCGCGACAAACGGAAGAATGA
- the ybgC gene encoding tol-pal system-associated acyl-CoA thioesterase has translation MHLFDLRVYYEDTDLAGIVYYANYLKFIERARSEWVRALGIDQTQMKAQGLVFAVRRVEADYLSPAYYDDQLCVETHVLPGSGARLVLRQDVKRGEAVLFSAVVTIICMTIDGTITRLPAAIRQALGLK, from the coding sequence ATGCATCTGTTCGATCTGCGCGTCTATTACGAGGATACCGATCTGGCGGGGATCGTCTATTACGCCAATTACCTCAAATTCATCGAACGCGCCCGCAGTGAATGGGTCCGCGCCCTTGGCATCGACCAGACACAGATGAAGGCCCAAGGGCTGGTTTTCGCCGTCCGCAGGGTCGAGGCGGATTACCTCTCGCCCGCATATTATGATGATCAGCTTTGCGTCGAAACGCATGTTCTGCCCGGTTCGGGTGCGCGCTTGGTCCTGCGGCAGGATGTCAAACGCGGCGAGGCCGTGCTGTTTTCGGCCGTCGTGACCATCATCTGCATGACCATTGATGGCACGATTACCCGGCTACCGGCGGCGATCCGCCAAGCCTTGGGGTTAAAATAG
- the tolQ gene encoding protein TolQ, with product MEVAHEFTMWALFARATIIVQLVMIMLVLASVWCWAIIIDKTRQFRAARAEADIFDRAFWSGEPLDQLFEQIGPDPDGASEKVFAAGMNEWRRSHRQDGGLIAGATARIDRSMDVAIAKEAGALQKSLPVLATVGAVAPFVGLFGTVWGIMNAFIEIAEQQNTSLAVVAPGIAEALLATGLGLLAAIPAVIYYNKLSADSDRIVAGYEAFADEFSTILSRQLDS from the coding sequence ATGGAAGTAGCACACGAATTCACAATGTGGGCGTTGTTCGCGCGCGCCACGATCATCGTCCAGCTGGTGATGATCATGCTGGTCCTCGCATCGGTGTGGTGCTGGGCGATCATCATTGACAAGACGCGCCAGTTTCGCGCCGCACGGGCCGAAGCGGATATTTTTGACCGGGCCTTTTGGTCGGGCGAGCCGCTGGACCAGCTGTTTGAACAGATCGGTCCTGATCCCGATGGGGCCTCTGAAAAGGTCTTTGCCGCTGGCATGAATGAATGGCGCCGGTCCCACCGGCAGGATGGCGGGCTGATCGCGGGGGCTACGGCGCGGATCGACCGGTCGATGGATGTGGCCATCGCCAAAGAAGCGGGCGCTCTGCAAAAAAGCCTGCCGGTGCTGGCCACGGTCGGGGCGGTTGCGCCTTTCGTGGGTTTGTTCGGCACGGTCTGGGGCATCATGAACGCCTTTATCGAGATCGCCGAGCAGCAGAACACCAGCCTTGCGGTCGTCGCGCCGGGGATCGCAGAGGCGCTTTTGGCGACGGGTCTTGGCCTTTTGGCGGCTATCCCGGCGGTGATCTATTACAACAAGCTATCTGCCGACAGCGACCGGATCGTGGCGGGCTATGAGGCTTTTGCCGACGAATTCTCGACCATCCTCAGCCGCCAGTTGGATAGCTGA
- a CDS encoding ExbD/TolR family protein, with translation MGAGVMKARGGGGRGRRRSRGGQPPMSEINVTPFVDVMMVLLIIFMVAAPLSVVGVPVDLPRTAATALAGDEEEPLTVTITAQGIVMIQETEVPPADLVTRLRGIAAERTSNKIFLRADGANAWNRVAEVMGALNAGGFSDIGLVTDIGGPTFDGADG, from the coding sequence ATGGGGGCCGGGGTCATGAAGGCGCGTGGCGGTGGCGGCAGAGGCCGCAGGCGCAGCCGTGGCGGGCAGCCACCGATGTCCGAAATCAACGTCACCCCCTTTGTCGATGTGATGATGGTGTTGTTGATCATCTTCATGGTGGCCGCACCTTTGTCGGTTGTCGGCGTGCCGGTGGATTTGCCGCGCACGGCGGCCACGGCCCTTGCAGGTGATGAAGAAGAACCGCTGACCGTCACCATCACCGCCCAAGGCATCGTGATGATCCAGGAAACCGAAGTGCCGCCCGCCGATCTGGTCACCCGCCTGCGCGGAATCGCTGCGGAACGGACCAGCAACAAGATCTTTCTGCGCGCCGATGGCGCCAATGCATGGAACCGCGTGGCCGAGGTGATGGGCGCGCTGAATGCGGGCGGATTTTCCGACATCGGCCTTGTGACGGATATTGGCGGCCCAACCTTTGACGGTGCCGACGGATAA
- a CDS encoding energy transducer TonB, producing MQTPGTYISAVGHVGLIGWLLLGWGMQSQPLPMQVMDVSVMSGEEFDQMMAARTPEPGDAPPTDPPTDPVQPVIAETPPPVVDMPPEPAPPPEPQPAPPVPAPPPADVTDAAPVAPPPPAVPEPAPDLPPSNDPTQAPANRIAATPTAPPPPDAQVSDIARDAVVPDDSAPAEVAMPEQEATAPEQTATEIVIADERPRGAVTTSLRPIARPARPAPPVATPEPQTATEPAPAPAPVPDTSDAVADALAAAVASSAAPAVQAGPPMTGSERDSFRIAVNSCWNVDPGSVAARVIIEVGFTLTREGLIEGEPRLLSSDGDQSATNTAFEAARRAILRCQRGGYQLPADKYDQWREVVITFDPSGMRLR from the coding sequence ATGCAGACGCCGGGCACGTATATCTCTGCGGTCGGTCATGTGGGGTTGATCGGCTGGCTTCTGCTGGGGTGGGGGATGCAATCGCAGCCACTGCCGATGCAGGTCATGGATGTCTCGGTCATGTCGGGCGAAGAATTTGACCAAATGATGGCGGCCCGCACGCCGGAACCGGGCGATGCCCCGCCCACAGACCCGCCCACAGACCCGGTGCAGCCTGTCATCGCAGAAACGCCGCCGCCCGTGGTGGACATGCCGCCGGAACCCGCGCCGCCGCCTGAACCGCAGCCCGCACCGCCCGTGCCCGCACCACCGCCCGCCGATGTGACAGATGCCGCACCTGTCGCGCCGCCGCCGCCTGCCGTGCCAGAGCCAGCGCCCGACCTGCCGCCCAGCAATGACCCGACCCAGGCCCCTGCGAACCGGATCGCCGCGACCCCGACAGCACCGCCGCCGCCCGATGCGCAGGTCTCTGACATCGCGCGCGATGCCGTGGTGCCCGATGACAGCGCTCCGGCCGAGGTCGCCATGCCCGAACAAGAGGCTACCGCCCCCGAACAGACCGCGACCGAGATCGTCATCGCCGATGAACGTCCGCGCGGTGCCGTGACAACATCCCTGCGGCCCATCGCGCGCCCCGCGCGTCCGGCGCCGCCTGTTGCCACGCCAGAGCCCCAGACAGCCACCGAACCGGCACCAGCGCCAGCACCAGTGCCGGACACCAGCGATGCCGTCGCCGATGCCCTGGCCGCCGCTGTCGCCAGCAGCGCCGCCCCCGCCGTGCAGGCTGGCCCGCCGATGACGGGGTCCGAGCGCGACAGTTTCCGGATCGCTGTGAACAGCTGCTGGAACGTGGACCCCGGCTCTGTCGCGGCGCGTGTGATCATCGAGGTCGGCTTTACCCTGACCCGCGAAGGGCTGATCGAGGGGGAGCCGCGTCTGTTATCGTCTGACGGTGACCAATCTGCCACAAATACGGCCTTCGAGGCGGCCCGCCGCGCGATCCTGCGCTGTCAACGTGGCGGATATCAGCTTCCGGCTGATAAATATGACCAGTGGCGCGAAGTTGTGATTACATTCGACCCCAGCGGTATGCGATTGAGATAA
- the tolB gene encoding Tol-Pal system beta propeller repeat protein TolB, with amino-acid sequence MMKRILTLLIALIVAGPALAQGGPLRLTITDGVIEPITFAAPTFEAETPQAGQLATELTRLVAQNLSGTGLFREVPASAFISQVNAFAQPVAFADWRAVNAQALVIGAVSVTGDQVNVKFRLFDVFSGQELGSGLQFAGTTAGWRRMGHKVSDAVYSRITGEGGYFDSRVVFVAESGPKDNRLKRLAVMDYDGVNIQFLTDSSSIVLAPRFSPRGDQVLYTSFESGFPRINLLDVANVARRQIATAPGEMSFSPRFSRDGRQVIYSLSNGATTDIYRTDLDTGQHVRLTATPSIDTAPSLSPDGSQIVFESDRSGSQQLYIMSSSGGDARRISFGEGRYSTPVWSPRGDLVAFTKQNAGRFHIGVMRTDGSEERLLTSSFLDEGPTWSPNGRVIMFTRETQGADGASALYSVDISGRNLRAVPIQSAASDASWGPLQP; translated from the coding sequence ATGATGAAAAGAATTTTGACGTTGCTGATCGCCCTGATTGTTGCGGGCCCCGCCTTGGCGCAGGGCGGCCCGTTGCGGCTGACGATCACCGATGGGGTGATCGAGCCGATCACCTTTGCCGCGCCGACATTCGAGGCGGAAACGCCGCAGGCGGGCCAGCTTGCCACCGAGCTGACGCGCCTTGTCGCGCAGAACCTGTCCGGCACCGGGCTGTTCCGCGAAGTACCGGCCAGTGCCTTCATCTCGCAGGTCAATGCTTTTGCGCAGCCGGTCGCCTTTGCCGATTGGCGTGCAGTCAATGCGCAGGCGCTGGTGATCGGCGCAGTCAGCGTCACTGGCGATCAGGTCAATGTGAAATTCCGCCTGTTCGATGTCTTTTCCGGCCAAGAGCTGGGCAGCGGGCTGCAATTTGCCGGCACGACCGCAGGCTGGCGGCGGATGGGGCATAAAGTGTCCGATGCCGTCTATAGCCGGATCACCGGCGAAGGCGGCTATTTTGACAGCCGCGTGGTCTTTGTCGCGGAAAGCGGCCCCAAGGATAACCGGCTCAAGCGGTTGGCGGTGATGGATTATGACGGCGTCAACATCCAGTTCCTGACCGACAGCAGCAGCATCGTTCTGGCGCCACGGTTTTCGCCGCGCGGTGATCAGGTGCTTTACACCAGTTTTGAATCCGGTTTTCCGCGCATCAACCTGCTGGATGTCGCCAATGTCGCGCGCCGCCAGATCGCCACAGCCCCTGGCGAGATGTCATTCAGCCCGCGGTTTTCGCGCGATGGGCGGCAGGTGATCTATAGCCTGTCCAATGGTGCGACGACCGATATCTACCGCACCGATCTGGACACGGGCCAGCATGTGCGCCTGACCGCGACACCCTCGATCGACACCGCCCCCAGCCTGTCGCCTGATGGATCGCAGATCGTGTTTGAAAGCGACCGTTCGGGCAGCCAGCAGCTTTATATCATGTCCTCCTCTGGCGGCGATGCGCGCCGGATCTCTTTTGGTGAGGGTCGCTATAGCACGCCGGTCTGGTCGCCGCGCGGTGACCTGGTGGCCTTTACCAAGCAGAATGCAGGGCGGTTCCACATTGGCGTGATGCGCACCGATGGGTCCGAGGAACGTTTGCTGACCTCGTCCTTTCTGGACGAAGGGCCGACATGGTCGCCCAATGGCCGCGTCATCATGTTCACCCGTGAAACCCAAGGGGCCGATGGGGCAAGCGCGCTTTACTCGGTCGATATCTCGGGGCGCAACCTGCGCGCTGTCCCGATCCAGAGCGCCGCATCCGATGCCTCTTGGGGACCGTTACAACCCTGA
- the pal gene encoding peptidoglycan-associated lipoprotein Pal translates to MKMMTKATILLLVLATAACTNPNRFGAGGAGGAGADGFGAAAGMAGSASDPRSPMFFNQTVGDRVLFAVDQSTISPEGRTILDGQAQWLLTNADYRAIIEGHADEQGTREYNLALGFRRANAVREYLVSRGVPSSRLEVTSYGKERPVEVCSNEACYAKNRRAVTVLSFSAMTS, encoded by the coding sequence ATGAAGATGATGACAAAGGCGACAATCTTGCTTTTGGTGCTGGCAACCGCAGCCTGTACCAACCCCAATCGTTTTGGGGCCGGTGGCGCAGGCGGTGCCGGTGCTGACGGTTTCGGCGCAGCGGCCGGGATGGCGGGGTCCGCCAGCGACCCGCGCAGCCCGATGTTTTTCAACCAGACCGTCGGGGACCGCGTCCTGTTCGCCGTTGACCAATCCACGATCAGCCCCGAAGGCCGCACCATTCTGGATGGGCAGGCGCAATGGCTGCTGACCAATGCCGATTACCGCGCAATCATCGAAGGCCATGCAGACGAGCAGGGCACACGCGAATATAACCTTGCCCTTGGTTTCCGCCGCGCCAATGCCGTGCGCGAATATCTGGTGTCGCGCGGCGTGCCGTCATCGCGCCTCGAAGTGACCAGCTATGGCAAGGAACGCCCTGTCGAGGTTTGCTCGAACGAGGCTTGCTATGCCAAGAACCGCAGGGCTGTGACAGTTCTGTCCTTTTCGGCCATGACCAGCTGA